The following proteins are co-located in the Equus caballus isolate H_3958 breed thoroughbred chromosome 15, TB-T2T, whole genome shotgun sequence genome:
- the LOC138917733 gene encoding olfactory receptor 2T29-like, with the protein MDNTMLVANNTKWSDFILMGFVSQSKHPVLLCVVIFVVFLTTLFGNTILILLVYSQAHLHTPMYFCISQLSLMDMMYISVTVPKMLMDQVMGVNEISAPECEMQMFLYLSLVGSECFLLAAMAYDRYVAICHPLHYPILMNHRVCLLLVSGCWFLGSVDGFMLTPVTMTFPFCRSREIHHFSCEVPALMKLSCSDTSLYEMLMYLCCVLMLLILVIVISSSYTFILLTIHRMNSAEGWKKALTTCSSHMMVVTLFYGASVYTYMFPSSYHTPEKDMVVSVFHTIITPVLNPLIYSIRNKDVTGALKKMLNVGSVFQETIK; encoded by the coding sequence ATGGACAACACCATGTTGGTGGCCAACAACAccaaatggtcagatttcattCTGATGGGATTCGTCAGTCAATCCAAGCACCCAGTTCTGCTTTGTGTcgtcatttttgtggttttcctgaCGACCTTGTTTGGAAACACCATCCTGATCCTTCTGGTATACTCTCAagcccacctccacacccccatgtacttttgCATCAGTCAACTGTCTCTCATGGACATGATGTACATTTCTGTCACCGTGCCCAAGATGCTGATGGACCAGGTCATGGGTGTGAATGAGATCTCAGCCCCTGAATGTGAGATGCAAATGTTTCTCTATCTGTCACTAGTAGGTTCAGAATGTTTCCTTCtagctgccatggcctatgatcgctatgtggccatctgccatCCACTCCATTATCCTATTCTCATGAACCACAGGGTATGTCTCCTTTTGGTGTCTGGCTGCTGGTTCCTAGGGTCAGTGGATGGCTTCATGCTCACACCTGTCACCATGACCTTCCCCTTCTGCAGGTCCCGGGAGATCCATCATTTCTCCTGTGAGGTCCCTGCTTTAAtgaagctctcctgctcagatacCTCTCTCTATGAGATGCTCATGTACCTGTGCTGTGTACTCATGCTCCTCATCCTGGTGATAGTCATTTCAAGCTCCTATACTTTTATCCTCCTCACCATCCACAGGATGAACTCAGCAGAGGGGTGGAAGAAGGCCTTAACCACTTGTTCTTCACATATGATGGTGGTCACCCTCTTTTATGGGGCTTCGGTCTACACCTACATGTTCCCCAGCTCCTACCACACACCTGAGAAGGATATGGTTGTATCTGTATTTCACACCATAATCACTCCTGTTCTAAACCCTTTAATCTATAGTATTAGGAATAAGGATGTCACAGgagctttaaagaaaatgttgaatGTGGGCTCTGTCTTTCAAGAAACTATCAAGTAG